The sequence AGCATGAATTTGTTGAATTTAAAATCCCTCACCCTAACCCTCTCCCAGAGGGCGAGGGAATGGAATTTCGTCACGTTATGTCTTAACTTAATGACATTGCCTCCTAACCTCCCCCAAGCATGGGGGAGGAATAAAAGAATTTTTGCATGAGGCTCTCTTTTTACTGATTTTCGATGGCATCCATTGCATTATGGAACGCTTCCCTGTGCGGCTGTCCGCTTTCGGCGTAGTGCGTGACGCCTTCGCGCTGGGCGATTTCCGTATACCGTTGGTACGTGCGATCGATAACGGCCTTTTGCGGGTCGCGCTTGCATTTCAGATACATGATGGGCAAACGCGCCATTTCCACCCTTTTGCGGATGGCGTCCGAATCCGCCACAATCTCAGCCTGGTCGAATATCGCTTCCGCCTGCTTGATAAATTCATCGGAGAATAGGGGATCGTCCGGCTGCAATCCCAAATGAATATGCGTATCCGGCGTGAGGCGGTTATGCAAAAGATCGAAATATTGGCGAACGTATTGGCCGCTGCGTCCATAATAGCCGTACATGAAATCGTCGATGATTTGTTGAACGTCGCAGTCGGGATTCCATAACAGTTTGGAGATGAGGTAAGCGCGCAACTCCGCAAATTCGCCGCCGCGGCTTTGATAGGCGGCTTGCTCCATAACGCCGATGGCGTGATGATCGCGGAAAAATTGCAGACTGGGCTGGAGAGCGCGGAAATTGGGATAGGGCATGACGTAATGGGAAAAATTGACGACGTAATCCCAGATATAGAGATTGGGAGCGATGGCGGACCATCCTTCGATGTCCTTCACGAAGGACTCGTTTTCAGGACAGTGCGTGAAATCGTGCGCGAAGCAGCATTCGATGCTGCAAAGCCGGATCACGACGTTTTGGCGGGGGCGGATGGTTTTGCAGGGTTTGCGCGTGTATTGATAGGCCAGCGTACCGATGTATTTGTCGGGAAATTCCTTCTCTACGGCTTCCGCCACCTGATTGACGAACCAGAGAACGGGGCCGGATTCGCTCTCTTCCCGCTTAGCGATGGCTTGGCATTGATCGCATTGGCAAGGTCCCGCCCAGTCGTTTTGCGATACGGAGTAGATTAAATATTGGGGATTTTTACGTATGACGTTCAAGATGCGTTCTGTCATGATGCGCAGTACGTCTGGATTCGTCAAGCAAAGTTGCGCGTGTTGGTGGACGCGTTGGCCGTCGATCAGGCTGTAATATTCAGGATGGCTTTCGAAAAACTCGCTCGGCGGAACGAGGGGGAAAAACGTATGCACAGACCAGTAGCATTCCAAGCCGCCCGGCTGCTCCCGGTAATTCATGGCGCCGTTGACTTTGTTGCGCGCCGCCCAGATGGGATCGAAGGCTTCGAAATAAAAATCGTTGCGCACGCGCAGTCCCGGCGATTCGGTACGATTTAAATTATAAAAAGAATACGATTCTCTTTCGGGTATGACGCTGACGGAGGGAGTGTACCAGCGGCAGCCGAATTCGTTTTCGAGAAAGCTCATGACGCCGTACATGGTTCCGCGTTCCTTGCCGCCCCAAATGAAGATCGTCGACCCGATATTGCGGTAGGAGTAAGTTTCGTCGAGACGCTCCGGCTCGGCGGCTCCCTGATCGGCAAGTAAGGCCTGGCTATGATGGTTCCATCCCAAGACGATTTCGTTCGGCGTTGGATTTTCCGAATCGTTGCGAAGAGGGAACTCGGCGCCGCTGATTTCTTTAAGCCAATGCTGCAATTCTTTAGCGGCCCATTGCTCCGAATCGGAGGCGTTTTCGCCGACGATAATGGCGTAGTCTGTTTTTCCTTTTTGGAAAAGACTGTAGTCAATGCGGCGTCCAACCGAGAAGGGCAAATTGAGGATATTTTGCGAATCGTCCGCCAAGGAGATGACGATTCGCAGAATATAATCGCGATAAATGGAGGCGTCGACGCCGATGGGCGTTTCTTTCGTCCCCGGCCAGGTTTGTTTCCAAATAGGACGATCGGCGCCAGTTATGGGATAGGCTTCCAAATCCACTTTTTTGAATATCTTTTCCGCTAGCGGTTGGGAGCCGGTATATTCCAGCGCGGCTTCGCCGTTTTTATGGGTGAGGATGCGGAACAAATTTCTATCCGCCTTCAATTGATTCATGTCGAATGGCAGCAATCGGCAACAAAATCCCCAAAGATTTTCGGTCTCGGCGATTTTCAACAATAAGGTATTCCGCCCTTGATGAAGGACAATTGGAATTACATTGTCGTCCGCGTGAAGTCCGCGCCGGGCGGGAAGGTCTAAAATCTCTTCGCCGTTCAACCAGACTCTTATGCCATCGTTGCTTCCCAGCGCTAAAAAGCAGGGCTTTTCTTCCGGCGACTGTATTTCGCAGTACGCATAGGCTAGCACGAAGGCGTCTCTGGAAATGGGTTGATCTAAATAAACCAGGTTGCTTTCCGATTTGTATTCGATCCAGGAAGCGGAATGATCCCCGAATTTCTCCACTTGGCCGATTTGGATTTTGGGATGCGTTTCTCCGCCATGCGCTTTCAAGTAATCGATATAAAAACCGGATTGCGTTCGATCCTGTTTGTCGTAAGCTTTTTCTGGATTGGGGAAGGGGCCGCATAAGAGCCATTTCTGGAAAAATTGCGATGACGGTTCGTTATCGTATGTCGGGACTGCGGAATAAGCGGCGCTTACGGTCAAGATTAAAAGGAGGATGCCTAACGAATAAGATTTTGCCATGACTCAAGTCCTTTCGAAAAATCGATTTCAGCGATTGGCAATCTGGAAAATTGACAACGATATTTTTTTCTACGTTATCAGAATAGAATCCGAAAAACAAGAAATGATGAATGACGAAATTCTATTTCGACTTCATCCCTCATCACTCCTCTGAAACACTTTGACAAGAATTGGTGGGCTACGCTTCGCTTTGAGCCCACCCTACATTTCTTCATCACTCATCATTCCTCACTCCTCTTCGATCCAATCCATGAGCGCTTTCACGAAGCGTTTTCTTTTCTTTTTATCAAGGGGGGAGAATTGAATCAATTCGAGAAACGCCAATCCTTCCGCGGCGAAGGCGATAATAGCCGCTTTCTCGAAACTGGAAGTGGATTTTTCGATCGTATCCAATCTTTTTTTGAAAACTTCGCGTATGGGAGCGACCAATTTAGGGTCATTGGCGAAGACCGCCAAGAGGGAGGCGCAAACATTTTGATTGATTTGAAATTGGTTCATGGCTCCGCTCATTTCCAATCGAGCATGGACATAGGCTTTCAAATCCCTTCCCGGCCCCTCCGGGATTTGATTCCGAACTTGTTCGTGCAATTTATCGAATCGTTCTATGAGACGGGAGACGATGGCTTTTAGCAGGGATTCCTTTGTAGGGAAGTTGTATAAAAGACCGCCTTTGCTGATTTGCGCGCGTTCGGCGATGGCGTCCAAAGTCAGGTTGCCGGCGCCAATTTCCACGACCAACTCTTCGGCGCAATCTAAAATTCTGTCTTTGGCATTTCTCGGTTTTTTGCTATTCAACGTTCTACGCCTTTCCGCCGCCTTCATTATGGAAAAACCCTTGACGGTCTCATAACGATTATTATAATCTTTACAGTCCAGACGGTACAGTACGCGAAAACTAATTTTTGCGATTGACGATCAATAGAGGAAATTGCTAGGGCGTTCCCTATCCTTCATGGAGTATCGCGATGTCTCTCTCTTTGATAAAACTGCCACTGCTCGTTCTTTTTCTCTTCGGTTGGATGGCGCCTTCGCCGTTATGGGCGGCGGAATCCGCGCCTTCCCCGAATGGATCCACTCCTCCTCCGGAAGCGTCCTATATCGTTACGGAAGCGACGACGGTTCCGCTTGTCTATGAATTCGTCGGCATCACGGCGCCGTCCAAGATCGTTGAAATCCGGGCGCGCATCCGGGGTTTTTTGGATTCGCGACTTTTCAAAGAGGGCGCGGCCGTTAAAGAAGGAGAACTCCTTTTCAAGATCGAATCGGAATCGTTCGAAGCGGATGTGGAGGTCGCCGCCGCACGCGTCGAGCAGGCGACAGCTCGTCTACGCCTGGCGGAGCGCGAATGGGAGCGGGTGAAGAAATTGCGGGTGACGGGAAACTCTACGCCCAGCGACTTCGACAAGGCGCAAATGGAAAACGACGACGCCCGCGCTTCGCTGCGATTGGCCAATGCGGATCTTGCTAAGGCGAAGCTCGTGCTCAGTTATACGAAGATACACGCTCCCTTGAACGGAAGCATCGGAAAGTCGTACAAGGAACCGGGGAGTTTGGTGGACGACGGGCAAAACAGCTTGTTGGCCGAGATAACCCAAACCGATCCGATCTACGTCAGTTTCAAAATGAGCGAGCGCGAGTATTTAACTTGGAGGCAGGATGTATTGGCGAAGCGGATTTCGATTCCGGATGGCGGCCAAATGCGGTTTCGAATCGTTTTGCAAGATGGAGCGATATTCGGCCAGGAAGGGAAATTGAACTTTGAAGATCCCGTTTTTCATCCGGAAACGGGAACGTCGGAATACCGGGCGGAGTTTCCCAATCCCGACGCCGCTCTCAAGCCGGGACAGTTCGTAACATGCCGCATGGAAGGATGGACGCGGCCCCATACCATCGCCGTTCCCCAGCGGGCCGTCAACCAGATTCCCTCCGGCGCTTTTGTATTGGTCGTAAACGAAAAGAATGTTGCGGAATTCCGAAAAGTTGCGCTGGGGGCGTGGAGCGGCAAGGACTGGATCATTGCGGAGGGCTTGGAGCCGGG comes from Candidatus Omnitrophota bacterium and encodes:
- a CDS encoding DUF4838 domain-containing protein, with protein sequence MAKSYSLGILLLILTVSAAYSAVPTYDNEPSSQFFQKWLLCGPFPNPEKAYDKQDRTQSGFYIDYLKAHGGETHPKIQIGQVEKFGDHSASWIEYKSESNLVYLDQPISRDAFVLAYAYCEIQSPEEKPCFLALGSNDGIRVWLNGEEILDLPARRGLHADDNVIPIVLHQGRNTLLLKIAETENLWGFCCRLLPFDMNQLKADRNLFRILTHKNGEAALEYTGSQPLAEKIFKKVDLEAYPITGADRPIWKQTWPGTKETPIGVDASIYRDYILRIVISLADDSQNILNLPFSVGRRIDYSLFQKGKTDYAIIVGENASDSEQWAAKELQHWLKEISGAEFPLRNDSENPTPNEIVLGWNHHSQALLADQGAAEPERLDETYSYRNIGSTIFIWGGKERGTMYGVMSFLENEFGCRWYTPSVSVIPERESYSFYNLNRTESPGLRVRNDFYFEAFDPIWAARNKVNGAMNYREQPGGLECYWSVHTFFPLVPPSEFFESHPEYYSLIDGQRVHQHAQLCLTNPDVLRIMTERILNVIRKNPQYLIYSVSQNDWAGPCQCDQCQAIAKREESESGPVLWFVNQVAEAVEKEFPDKYIGTLAYQYTRKPCKTIRPRQNVVIRLCSIECCFAHDFTHCPENESFVKDIEGWSAIAPNLYIWDYVVNFSHYVMPYPNFRALQPSLQFFRDHHAIGVMEQAAYQSRGGEFAELRAYLISKLLWNPDCDVQQIIDDFMYGYYGRSGQYVRQYFDLLHNRLTPDTHIHLGLQPDDPLFSDEFIKQAEAIFDQAEIVADSDAIRKRVEMARLPIMYLKCKRDPQKAVIDRTYQRYTEIAQREGVTHYAESGQPHREAFHNAMDAIENQ
- a CDS encoding TetR/AcrR family transcriptional regulator, with the protein product MNSKKPRNAKDRILDCAEELVVEIGAGNLTLDAIAERAQISKGGLLYNFPTKESLLKAIVSRLIERFDKLHEQVRNQIPEGPGRDLKAYVHARLEMSGAMNQFQINQNVCASLLAVFANDPKLVAPIREVFKKRLDTIEKSTSSFEKAAIIAFAAEGLAFLELIQFSPLDKKKRKRFVKALMDWIEEE
- a CDS encoding efflux RND transporter periplasmic adaptor subunit, whose protein sequence is MSLSLIKLPLLVLFLFGWMAPSPLWAAESAPSPNGSTPPPEASYIVTEATTVPLVYEFVGITAPSKIVEIRARIRGFLDSRLFKEGAAVKEGELLFKIESESFEADVEVAAARVEQATARLRLAEREWERVKKLRVTGNSTPSDFDKAQMENDDARASLRLANADLAKAKLVLSYTKIHAPLNGSIGKSYKEPGSLVDDGQNSLLAEITQTDPIYVSFKMSEREYLTWRQDVLAKRISIPDGGQMRFRIVLQDGAIFGQEGKLNFEDPVFHPETGTSEYRAEFPNPDAALKPGQFVTCRMEGWTRPHTIAVPQRAVNQIPSGAFVLVVNEKNVAEFRKVALGAWSGKDWIIAEGLEPGEKVIVDGMKAQPGMVVHPVPYREYSKPAAAPQG